In the Acetobacterium sp. KB-1 genome, AGGTTTTGAAAACTGGGAAATGTCAACGCAGGTATTAATAAAAGAAGCCTTGACTCGGGGGATAAAAGTAATTCCCATGGATGCCGCGGACAACATTGTGCGGCTGGAAAAAAATGGCCGCCGAGAATATGTAAAACAAGCGACAAAAACAAGTGTGGATAATTATATCACCCCGTTGCTCATGGAGAATAAAGTGGTCACAAAAAAAATTCTTCAGGAGAATGGACTACCAGTTCCGAATGGGGAAGAATTTTTTTCTTTCGTTGAAGCAAAGAAAAAACTAATCAAATATGTTGGAAGAAACGTTGTGATTAAACCAAAATCCACCAACTTCGGATTGGGAATCAGTATTTTTGATCAGGGCGGAACCCTTGATGAACTATTAAAAGGGGCCCGGATTGCGTTTGAACAGGATAACACGATTCTAATAGAAGACTATTTACCAGGTCTTGAATACCGCTTTTTGACGATGGGAGATGAGGTGGTGGCCGTGCTTCATCGTCGCCCGGCGAATGTGGTTGGCGATGGCCTTTCCTCGATCCGGCAACTGATTGATAAAAAAAATCAACACCCTTACCGGGGCGATGGCCAAACCAGCCCGCTAAAGAAAATTGTGCTGGACGATCAGTCGCTCATGTATCTTAATAAGCAGGGTTTAACCAGTCAATCAATCCCCAAAAGTAATGAAATGATTTTTTTACGCGGAAATTCTAATATCAGCACTGGTGGAGACAGTATCGATTTTACACAGAAAATGCACCCTTATTTTTCAGAGATTGCGTTAAAAGCGGTCAGAGCATTTGGAGCGAAATTCTGTGGCATTGATATTATTTTGGAAGACTATTGCAATCCCGATTCAAGTTTCGGAATTATTGAGTTGAATTTTAATCCAATGATTGTTATGCACGCCTATCCTTTTGAAGGTCAGGAGCGACGACTGGGGTATAACATCTTAAAAACCATTGGTCTGGTAGAATGAGAAAATTTATGCTCAAAAAATGATCAAATTTTGCCTTGGTAAGTTAAAATTGCTATAAATTTTTGCGCTTGTGATTATCTTTCCTTTAACCCATTGAATAACGGATACTATTTGGGTATAATGATAGTGGTTACAAATAAATAAAATTTAGGAGGCGTACGAAATGTTTGGTTACATGGGAAAAATTTTACGTGTCAATTTGACGACCAATGAAGTGACAACTGAAGATCTGGATTTTGAGTTGGCAAAAAAATATATTGGTGGTCGTGGTTTAGGAACAAAGCTGTATATGGATGAGGTTGATCCACAGGTTGATCCTTTTGCCGCAGAAAATAAGATTGTCTTTATCAATGGTCCGTTGTCGGGTACGGCGACTCCTACCGGTGGTCGGTATATGGTCGTTACAAAATCGCCGCTAACAGGCTGTATTGCTTCTTCAAACTCTGGTGGAGAGTGGGGAGCCTACCTGAAATATGCTGGTTATGATGCGATTATTGTTGAAGGTAAAGCAAGTCTGCCGGTTTACCTTAGTATCGATGAAGATAAGGTAGAAATCTTGCCAGCTCTTGATCTGTGGGGTAAGATGGTTTCTGAAACGAGTGATCTTTTAAAAGAAAAACAGCCTGGGTCCAAAGTCTTAACCATCGGTCCTGCTGGTGAAAAATTGTCTCAGATGGCAGCGATCATGAATGAAAAAGATCGGGCCGCTGGTCGTTCTGGTGTTGGTGCGGTTATGGGTTCAAAGAATTTGAAAGCCATTACTGTTAAAGGGAACTTAAAACCGGAAATTGCGAATCCAGACGGATTAAAAGCAGTTACCAAAGAATGTCGTACCTTGTTAAAAGAAAACGGTGTCACCGGTGGTGGTCTACCTACCTATGGAACAGCCGTATTGGTTAATATTATCAATGAACATGGTGTTTATCCAACCAATAACTTCCAGGGCGGTCAGGATCCGGATGCTGAAGCTGTCAGCGGCGAAACCATGACAGAAAAATATCTGATCAAGCGTAATCCTTGTCATCATTGTCCAATTGGTTGTGGCCGTTGGGTTAAAAGCGAACATAGCCCTGATGGAATTGGTGGACCGGAATATGAAACCCTTTGGGTATTTGCCGGCGATCTTGGAATTGACGATATGGATATCGTTATTGATGCTAACTATTGGTGTAATGAAATGGGTCTGGATACCATTTCGGCTGGGGCAACCTTAGCAGCTGCGATGGAATTGTATCAACGTGGTTATATCACTGACGAAATGTTGGATGACGAAGTAATTCTGAAATTTGGCAACGCTGAGTCTGTTATTCACTGGCTCAAAAAAATGGGTAACCGGGAAGGCTTTGGCGATTTATTAGCTCGAGGTTCTTATCGATTGGCTGATTTCTTTGGGGTTCCTGAATATTCCATGTCTGTTAAGAAGCAAGACTTACCAGCTTATGATCCTCGAGGAATCCAAGGAATGGGTCTACAATATGCAACCTCTAACCGTGGCGGATGTCATGTTCGTGGCTACCTGATTTCTCCTGAAATCCTTGGTTTACCAGAAAAATTGGATCGTTTTGAGTTAGCTGGAAAACCAACCTGGGCAAAAATATTCCAGGATCTGACCGCTGTTATTGACTCAACCGGTTTATGTTTATTTACCTCATTTGCACTTGGCGCTAAAGAATATGCTGACATGTTAAATGAAACATTAGGTACCGATTGGACCGCCGATGATGTATTGTTAGCTGGAGAACGGATCTGGAATCTGGAAAAACTCTTCAATTTAGAAGCGGGTATTTCGTCAGAAGAAGATACATTGCCACCGCGTTTTCTGGAAGAAGAAATGCCAGAGGGACCAACCAAAGGTTGGGTTCATAAACTGGATGAATTACTTCCACTTTACTATAAAGAACGTGGTTGGGATGAAGATGGTATTCCTACGGAAGAACGTCTTGAAAAATTAGGTTTATTATAAAATAAATTTAAGGGACGATCGATGATCGTCCCTTTCGTTTTAGGAGGAAATATGGCAATCAAGATTAAATTATTTGCTAACTTTCGCGAGGGCCGGGGAAAGATTGTAGAAATGGATTATACCCCAGGGATGACCGGACAAGATGTTATTGACAGTTTGGGTATTACCGCCCCGGAAATTGCAGCACTTATTGTCGATGGGGTTGATGGAAAGGTTGATGCCATGCTCGCTGTTCCCATTAAGGAAGATGGCTATATGGCGATTTTTCCACCAGTTGCTGGTGGTTGATCCTAATCTTAGAAAAGATAAGCCTTGAGTCAACAATGATCTTCAGGGCTTGTTTCTTATCTAAGAATAAGAAAACGATAAAAAAACCAAAACCGGTTGGTTAGTCCGGTTTTGGCTTCAAAGAAAGTGTCCTGATTCATATTATTTCGGTTACAAATAAATAAAATTCAGGGACGTTCAGGGAAAAAAAAGACCACTCCTTTAGGAATGGCCTTTTTTTTCTGCACTAAAAAAATGCAAAATGACAAGAAAAATAATTCTGTCAAGCCCCTTTTCCACAATGGGAGACATAACCGTTTCCGATTATACCCTACGGGTTTAAGTTCATAGCAACAAGCCTTAGAAACTTTAAACTTCGGAGTGATTATATTATACATGATAATAGATGAGAACGCAATAAAAAAAGTCGTTTATTACAAATTTTTGCGACTAAAAGAAAAGGCAGTCGATAAATTTAAAAAATAGTTTAAGGAAACTTCAATATAACTTGACAGATGATTGAAACTGGATTATTTTAGAGTCAAGCTCATATGACAGAGTGTTCATGTGAGCAATGCTGATCGCAAGAGGCGTTTAAAGAAACGGAGGAACCGATGAAAGCAATTGAGATATATGTGTCGGAAATAGGAAATACTGGAAATGGCTGTGGTTCAGGAGCAGACCGGGAAGTATTACGGATACGAACCATTGTCGAGGCGTTAACAAATGAAGGGAAAAATGTACTGAGATATGGTTTGATTGAAAATCCGGAGGTTTTTGCCAGAAATAAAGAAGTCAGTGAAATTGTCTTGAAAAATGGACCAGACGCTCTACCAATCACGGTGGTGGACGGTGAAATTGTAAAAATTGGCACTTATCCATCAAATTTGGATTTAGCCACCTGGTCGGGGATGACCCAAGACGAGTTAGTATTGATGTTGATGAAAGCAAAAATGTCAAATCGTAGTTTTTGTGGAGGCGATTGTTGTTAAGTGCCAAAAAGGGGCGTGAAACACGCCCCATTTAGATTCGTTATTTTTTTAGCAAACTAAATGCGCATCAATAATATGGTTTATTGATGCCGTTTAGTCAGCTCCTGGAATAGTGATTCTAAATCCACATTCTGGTTATTAAGCAAGACCAGCAAATGGTAGATCAGATCCGAGGCTTCGTAGATCAGCTCTGCAGGATCGTTGTTTTTGGCGGCAATAATGGTTTCAGCAGATTCTTCGCCTATTTTTTTACATATTTTATCGACTCCTTTTTCAAACAGGTAGTTGGTATAAGACCCTTCAACCGGGTTTACTTTGCGGTCGGCAATGAGATTGTAAAGCATCGTCAGTACTTCCATATTGCCCAGGTTTGTTTCCGGATTTACAGCCAGGTTACGATAAAAACAGGAAGTATTGCCGGTGTGGCAGGCTGGGCCAGCAGGAATAACTTGAAGTAGCAGCGTGTCGCCGTCGCAGTCATAATCAACTTTTACGACGGTTTGGGTATTGCCGGACGTTTCACCTTTGATCCATAAGCCTTGCCTACTGCGACTGTAAAAGGTGGCTTTTTTAGTATCCAGCGTCAATTTCAATGCTTCTTCGTTCATCCAGGCCATCATCAGTACCTGACGGGTTTCATAATCCTGAACGATGGCAGCAACCAAGCCCGCCTCGTTATATTTTATATTTTCCAAATCCATGGTTTACCTTTCTATACCCGTCTGACAGGTATTTGTTGATCGTGTAAGAAGTTTTTTAAATCAACAATGGGAATTTCTTTATAGTGAAAAACGGATGCCGCCAGCGCTGCATCGGCGCCGATTTTTAATACTGTGGCAAAGTCTTCCATTTTTCCGGCCCCGCCGGAGGCAATAATCGGAATGGTCAGAAGACGGGAGAGTTTCTGGTTGAGCTCCAGATCATAGCCTTTTTTAACCCCATCGGTATCGATGGAGTTGATGCAGATCTCTCCGGCACCCAGATCCTGACCCTGTTTGGCCCATTCAATGGCATCAATGCCAGTGTTTTCCCGGCCGCCTTTAACATAGACATCCCAGGAACCCTTATTGTTGCGCTTGGCGTCGATCGATAAAACCACACATTGAGCCCCAAAACGAAGGGCGGCTTCGCGGATCAGCTGGGGGTTTTTAACGGCCGATGAATTAACCGAAACCTTATCGGCGCCGGCCATCAGCACTTTGCGAAAATCTTCGACCTTGCTGATACCGCCGCCAATGGTAAAGGGGATGCGGATGGCTTCAGCCACTTTTTCAACAATATGAATAAAAATATCGCGATCTTCATAGCTGGCGGTGATATCATAGAAAACCAGTTCGTCGGCGCCCTGGTCGGAGTAGTACCGCCCCAGTTCGACCGGATCGGCGACATCCTGAATATTCTGAAATTTTTTACCTTTTACCACCCGGCCGTGATCCACGTCCAGGCAGGGGATGATCCGTTTAGTCAGCATGATTTGAGCTCCTCTTGCAACAGTTTTTCCAGATCGATGGCTCCTTCATACAGAGCTTTTCCGGTAATGGCGCCGTAAAGCCCCATTTCCTGAAGACGGATCAAGTCTGCTGATTTAGAGATGCCGCCAGAAGCGATGATATCAATTTTTAAATTATCATTGAGAACTTTGAGCATCTCAAAATTAGGACCAGTCATCATGCCGTCTTTTGATATGTCGGTGTAAACCAGCGTTGACAGACCCAGTTTTTCTAAGTTGCTGGCCAGTTCAAGCGCTTCAATGTTGCTGCTTTGCACCCAGCCTTCGGTGCAGACTAAACCATTTTTAGCATCAATGGAAACGCAGACTTTTTCATCATAGAGATCCAGGAGTTTAACAATAAAGTCGAAATCTTTAACGGCCTGGGTACCGATGATGATCCGGGTAACACCGCTGTCGATATAGTCCCTGGCAATTTCCAGTGTTCGAATACCACCGCCAAGTTCCACCGGAATATCTAGAGCGGTAACAATGTCTTTAACCAGTTTTAGATTTTTCGGCTGGCCGTCAAAGGCACCATCCAGATCGACCAGATGCAGATACTGGGCTCCCTTGGACTGCCAATTCAGGGCGACATCCACCGGGTTGTCAAAATAAATGGTTTCAGCATCCTTCTGCCCTTGCATCAGGCGGACGCATTTACCGTTTTTTAAATCGATGGCTGGAAATACAATCATGATATTATCTCCTTAAAGTTTTTTAGTAGTTGGAAGCCCACGTTGGAGCTTTTTTCCGGATGAAACTGCATCCCAATGACGTTGTCCTTGCGAACAATCGCGGGGACCTTGACGCTGTATTCGGCATAGGCGACGACATCATCAAAGTTCTCCGGATTGGCATAGTAGGAATGGACAAAATAGACATAGTCTTTGGTTCCAATGTTTGCGACCAGCGGACTGCTTTGGTTGATCACCAGATTGTTCCAACCCATATGGGGGATTTTTATCCCGGGAGCGTCGAATTTGACGATTTCTCCGGGGATATAGGAGAGTCCGGAAAATTCACCGTCCTCATAGCTTTTATCAAAAAGTAGTTGCATCCCGAGGCAGATTCCCATCAGGAGCTTGCCTTTTTTGACATTGTCATTAAGGGCATCAATGAGATCAAATTTCCTCAGGTTGTCCATGGCGTCGGAGAAAGCTCCAACCCCGGGCAAAATGATGGCATCAGACGCATCCAGGACCTTTTTATCGCGGGTGATGGTGCCGGAAAGGCCGACATCACCGAGTGCGGTATAGACATTTTTTAAATTTCCGACATCGTAGTCGACAATTGCGATCAATGGTTGTCCTCCTGTTATTCTATTATTCCTTTAGTGGATGGAATTTCGGTATTACCCGCTTCGATCGTGCAGGCATCTTTTAGTGTTTGCCCCAGCGATTTAAAAATCCCCTCCACAATATGGTGGTTATTTTTGCCGTAGAGGGAAGTCACGTGAAGGGTTATTTTACTGTTGCTGGTAAAGGCCTGAAAGAACTCTTCTAACATTTCAGTTTCAAAGTCGCCGATAAACTCCCGGTTGAGGGGGACATCGAAAACGAGGGTGCTGCGGCCGCTGATGTCCACACAGGTGCGGCACAGGGCCTCATCCATGGGGGTGAAGGCAAAGGCATAACGATTGATGCCGGCCTTGTCCCCCAACGCATCATAAAAAGCTTTTCCCAGCAGAATACCAATGTCTTCAATGGCGTGGTGGTTGTCCGCTTCGTCACCGTGGGCAGCGATAGAGAGATCAAATCTTCCGTGTTTGGTGAAGAGCGTCAGCATATGATCAAAAAAACCAACGCCGGTGTTGATCTTGGCTACTCCAGATCCGTCAATATTGAGTGAAAGTGAAATTTCGGTCTCGGTGGTGGACCGGCTTAATGTGCTTTTACGCTTCATTGTACACGACCTCCTTGATAATATCCAGAATCTTTTGGTTTTCCTGGGGTTTTCCGATGGAAAAACGAATACTGCCGGGAGTGGCGTCCGTTTTTATAAAACGTTTGATTAGAATGCTTTGCGCAAGGAGCGCTTCATAGATGGCTTCAGCCCGGTCGGTCTCAAAATAAATAAAATTGGCGCCGGATGGATAAAGGGTCACACCGGGGAAGGTTTCCAGCACACGCATCGCTTTTTGTCGCTCTGCCTTTAGAATTTCCAGATTTCTAAGGATCGCATCGCGGTTTTTCAAGGCGATGACGGCCAATTTCTGGGTCAGAACATTGAGGTTGTAAGGCCCCTTAACCTTGTAAAGAATATCAATAACACCTTTGTTTCCCAGGGCATAGCCGCAGCGGATGCCGGCCAGACCGAAGGCCTTGGAAAAGGTTCGCAGCACCAGCAAGCGGGGGTATTTTTCCAGCAGATCAACACCCGATTCACCGAAGAACTCGATATAGGCTTCGTCCAGGATCACCAGCGAAGGGACCGAATCCAATAGTTTGATAATATCCGCGCGACAAAAAATATAGCCAGTGGGGTTGTTGGGGTTACAGATATAAAGCAGTTTGGCTTGATTTTCTTTTGCGGCCGTAATCATGCCTTCCACATCGGGAATGTGTCCCGGCAGATCGGGCACCATGATATGGCTGGCATTGGCAATGGTGGCCCAGATGTCATACATGGCAAAGGAGGGTGTGTGGGAGACCACCACATCACCGGGATCCACAAAGGCCTGGTTGATCATGGCAATCAGCTCGTCAGAACCGGAGCCACAGACAATGCCTTCGCCCGGGACACCGGTATAGTCGGTGATGGCTTCGATCAGTTCCGGAAAACAAGCCTCCGGGTAGCGGTTTAAATCAGTATTACAGATCTCGTCGCTAAACTTTCGTTTGAGCTGCATGGGAAAATCATAGGGACTTTCATTGGCATTGACGATAATTTCAAACTGCGGGGCATCGACCTTGTAGGCAATTAATTGTTGGATGTTTTTTCGTATCAGTGATTCCATTAGTCTTCAAACCGCCTTTCAACTGCTTTGGCATGGGCATCCAATCCTTCACAACGGGCAAAGGAGGCAATCTTTGGATAGACTGACTGCAATGCGGCCTGATCATAGGAGAGAATGCTGGATTTTTTTAGATAGTCATAGACTCCCAGAGGTGAGGAGAATTTGGCTGTGCCGGAAGTCGGCAGGGTGTGGTTGGGTCCGGCAAAATAATCACCCAGAGGTTCTGGGGTGTAAGCGCCCATAAAGATGGCGCCAGCGTTCTTTACCTTTTCCAGCGAAGCCATAGGGTCTTTGATCAGCAGTTCCAGATGCTCGGGAGCAATCTGGTTAGACAACTCAAAGGCTTCATCGAGATCTTTGACAATAAAGACAAAGCCATAGTCATCGACTGATTTTTTGGCAATTTCTTTGCGACTTAAGTCTTTACTGATCTGGCGGTAGACTTCTTCAATGACTTGTTCTCCCAGTTCGGCTGAGGTGGTCACCAGAATCGGCATCGCCAGTTCGTCGTGTTCGGCCTGAGACAGCAGATCGGCAGCGGCATAAACCGGGTTGGCATTTTCATCGGCAATGATTAGCACCTCGCTGGGTCCGGCAATCATATCAATATCGACCTTGCCAAAAACCTCTTTTTTAGCGGTGGCCACATAAATATTACCGGGCCCAACAATTTTATTAACCGGTTTAATGGTTTCAGTGCCGTAGGCCAGGGCGGCAATCGCCTGAGCCCCGCCAAGTTTATAAATTTCGTGGACACCGGCAATTTTGGCCGCAGCCAGGATCGTGGGGTTGATTTTTCCATCCCGTCCCGGTGGGGTCACCATCACCAGGGACTTTACCCCGGCCACCAGCGCCGGAATGGCATCCATCAGCACGGTCGAGGGATAGGTGGCTTTGCCGCCGGGGACGTAAAGACCGACCCGCTCAATCGGGGTGATGTGCTGGCCCAGAATGACTCCCGGTTTAGGCGAATAGGTCCAGGTTGTTTCTAACTGTTTTTCGTGAAAATCACGAATGTTTTGGGCCGCCTCCCGGATGATATCCAGAAGTTCATCCGCAACCGCGGAAAAGGCGGTTTCGATTTCTTCTTCAGTGACCTGCAAGTGGGTCAGGACACAGTGATCAAGGGCCTGGGTGTAATACAAAAGGGCGGCATTGCCGTCATTTTTTACCCCTTTAATGATTTCCAGAACAGCGTTGTGAATATCCTCGCGCTCATCTTCTTTGCGTTTTAATATGGTGTCGAGATCCATGCCTTGTTTATAGATGATAGTTTTCATTATATTCCTCTCCATTTTTTTAAACAACCAGCTTTTATCGATAGCTCACTAATAGCTATAACTGGTTTTCAAATGCCTTGATAATGGGATCAATCATATCCCGCTTGGTTTTTAGGCTCACCTGATTGACAATTAGTCGGGAGCTGATCTCGCAGATTTCTGCCAGTACCGACAGCCCGTTTTCTTTTAGGGTATTGCCGCTTTCGACAATATCGACAATGCAGTCAGCCAGACCAATCAGCGGAGCCAACTCCACCGAACCGTTGATTTTAATAATATCCACCAGTTGGTTCTTGGCATGAAAATAATCCTTGGCAATGACTGGGTATTTGGTGCCCACAATCATTTTTTTGCCATAGGGGATCGGTTGGTTTTTAAAGCCAGCCACACACATTTTGCATTTGCCGATGTCAAGGTTTAGCATCTCATAAACCTGGGCAGGATGTTCTAACAGCACATCCTTACCAACAATGCCAATATCGGCAGCGCCTTTTTCGACATAGGTGGGAACATCCGGTGATTTCACCAGAAAAAACTCAATCGTCCCGGTAGTGTCAGTAAAAATCAGTTTTCGGCTTTTTTCTGAGTAGTCTAAAAAAACATAACCCAGATCAGTTAACAGCTCAATTGCTTTTTTGGCCACACGGCCCTTGGCCAGGGCGAATCGGATCACCATTTACATGACCTCACTTTCTGAACCAATTGTTTTGATTTCTAAGAATGCCCCGTCCATTTCAGAGAAGAGTTTGCCATCCATCAGGAAGTATAGTACGGCATTTTTATAAAGGGCATTTTCTTTAAAAGATGTCACATGTTTTTCTTTCGTTTCGGTCATCAGAAACACTTCAGCGATTGATCCTTTTTTTCGTAATTGCTCCGCCATTTTGTAGGCATCGGCCTTTTGCGGATTTTCATAAAAAATTACATCGGTCTTTTGATCATCTCGCGGGAGTAGCTGGTGTTGCTCCATGTAATCAATCACTTTTAGTAGATCAATGGCAAAACCACAGGCCGGACGGGGAATACCAAATTTTTCTGACAGGTTGTTGTAACGTCCGCCGCTGATCACCGGTTCGCCGCAGCTGTTGATATAGCCTTTAAAGTTGATATCGCTGTAATAGTTCATCTGATTGGTGAATCCAAGATCAAAACTGACATAGCCGGCCAGGCCAATGACTTCCAGATGGGCGTAGATTTCAGAAATCTTTTTTACAACCTGTTGCATTTTGTCATTGATGCATAGGGCTTTCATTTCTTTTAAGACGGTTTTCGGTTCGCCGTAGAGGAGCGGCAATTTAAGGATGACCGTTTTTTTAGCATCAGGCAAGGCCAGTTTTTCTAAATAACTTGCAATATCGCCAATGTTTTTGTTTTCGATGTATTTAAAGAGGGTTGCCTTTTCTTTGCAGGAGAAGGCCAGGTCATCAAATAAAAAATTAATAAACCCCACATGGCCCAAATCAATGTGGACGTCCTCAATGCCATTTTCAAGCAGCGAGCGAATCGCCAGGGCGATCACTTCGCCGTCGCATTCCGGGCTGTTGTTGCCAAAATATTCGATCCCAATTTGGGTGATTTCTTTCTTAATGATCTCCGGTGATGAAAAATTCCGATAGATATTAGTCTGGTAAGAGAATTTGATGATCTCCTGAGAATTAGGATGATTCATGGCGGCCATCCGGGTGACTGGCAGGGTGGCATCCGGCTTTAGCACAAGAACCTTACCTTGATGATTGACCAGCTTGAAAAGATCGTCGCTGGGAATGGAATCTTCATTGACGTATAGATCATAGGTTTCAAAGGTGGGGGTGGAAATCTGATGATAGCCAAAGGAACGGTAAAGTGACATAAGTTTTGCGTTGATCTGCTGCAGGGCGAAATAATCCTGGTGTTGGATGTTTTCAAAGCCGTCGATGGAATAATTAAAAAGCATATGAACCTCCTTGTTCAACGTCGTGCTTTAATACTGTAGTCTGATAAAGTGATATATTAATTGTAACATTTATTTATGGTTTGTCAAAGCATTTATGCGGTTTTTTTAATTATTTTATGAATTCGCC is a window encoding:
- a CDS encoding ATP phosphoribosyltransferase regulatory subunit, with amino-acid sequence MLFNYSIDGFENIQHQDYFALQQINAKLMSLYRSFGYHQISTPTFETYDLYVNEDSIPSDDLFKLVNHQGKVLVLKPDATLPVTRMAAMNHPNSQEIIKFSYQTNIYRNFSSPEIIKKEITQIGIEYFGNNSPECDGEVIALAIRSLLENGIEDVHIDLGHVGFINFLFDDLAFSCKEKATLFKYIENKNIGDIASYLEKLALPDAKKTVILKLPLLYGEPKTVLKEMKALCINDKMQQVVKKISEIYAHLEVIGLAGYVSFDLGFTNQMNYYSDINFKGYINSCGEPVISGGRYNNLSEKFGIPRPACGFAIDLLKVIDYMEQHQLLPRDDQKTDVIFYENPQKADAYKMAEQLRKKGSIAEVFLMTETKEKHVTSFKENALYKNAVLYFLMDGKLFSEMDGAFLEIKTIGSESEVM